Proteins found in one Arthrobacter pascens genomic segment:
- a CDS encoding RNA polymerase sigma factor — MLAASEHDFIDLHTQHFTRVYRYIAYRINDLPRAEELAADVFRIAWEKQLAEPPGIGWLLATARKVLSNEYKGRRRRLELIDRLQDQARSQAPGSNDEEQAAVADVLLRLNERDREVLMLTYWDGLTTAELAQTLGCSPSAAAVRLHRARRAFANVAPAQLMTERKG; from the coding sequence ATGTTGGCAGCCAGTGAACATGACTTTATTGACCTGCACACTCAGCATTTCACGCGCGTGTACCGCTACATTGCCTACCGCATCAACGACCTGCCCCGCGCCGAGGAACTGGCGGCGGACGTCTTCAGGATCGCCTGGGAGAAGCAGCTGGCGGAACCGCCAGGCATAGGCTGGCTGCTCGCGACTGCCCGGAAGGTGCTCAGCAATGAGTACAAGGGCCGCCGTCGTCGCCTCGAACTCATCGATCGCCTGCAGGACCAGGCCCGCAGCCAGGCTCCTGGCTCCAACGATGAAGAGCAGGCCGCCGTGGCCGATGTCCTGCTGCGGCTCAACGAGCGGGACCGGGAGGTTCTTATGCTCACCTACTGGGACGGTCTGACCACCGCCGAACTGGCCCAGACACTCGGGTGTTCCCCCTCTGCCGCCGCCGTCCGCCTTCATCGGGCACGCCGGGCATTTGCCAACGTGGCCCCTGCACAACTTATGACCGAACGGAAGGGCTAG
- a CDS encoding 8-oxo-dGTP diphosphatase, giving the protein MTFTPVTLCFLTRESAGVPQVLLGMKKTGFGRGKVVGLGGHVEPGETDEEAACREVHEEAGVVVLEQDLRDAGVVVFDFPARPEWNMTTRLFVAARWTGEPAESAEILPEWFDVGSLPVDRMWQDAAHWLPLALGGSVLRLTVVLNEDNETVREVLDYTTR; this is encoded by the coding sequence ATGACGTTCACCCCGGTCACGCTGTGCTTTCTCACCCGTGAGTCCGCCGGCGTGCCACAGGTCCTGCTGGGCATGAAGAAAACGGGCTTCGGCCGCGGCAAGGTGGTGGGTCTCGGTGGCCATGTTGAGCCGGGCGAGACAGATGAAGAGGCTGCCTGCCGCGAAGTCCACGAGGAAGCCGGCGTGGTGGTCCTTGAACAGGATCTGCGTGACGCCGGGGTGGTGGTGTTCGATTTCCCGGCGCGCCCGGAGTGGAACATGACCACCAGGCTCTTCGTGGCCGCACGCTGGACCGGCGAACCGGCCGAAAGTGCCGAAATCCTGCCGGAATGGTTCGACGTCGGATCCCTGCCCGTGGACAGGATGTGGCAGGACGCGGCCCATTGGCTTCCGTTGGCCCTGGGCGGCTCAGTGCTGCGCCTCACGGTTGTTCTGAACGAGGACAACGAAACTGTCCGGGAAGTCCTGGATTACACAACGCGCTGA
- the xerD gene encoding site-specific tyrosine recombinase XerD yields MSTSAETSPPAEAPAATPAAAEPATAQPRPLTAIDRAITEYLQHMGVERGLALNTLSAYRRDLMRYSRYLATAGCRRPDQITRHHVTGYVQALSDGSDGGTALGVRSAARTVVAVRGLHKFWALEGLTTTDPASDVHPPMPGKRLPKAISVDEVTRILEAAATDTATGLRDRALLEFLYSTGARISEAVGLDVDDISLQEAEAGPAIVRLFGKGSKERLVPLGSYGARALDAYLVRGRPLLAAKGKGTPALFLNARGGRISRQSAWTILKAAADKANISKAVSPHTLRHSFATHLLEGGADVRVVQELLGHASVTTTQVYTLVTADTLREIYAAAHPRALG; encoded by the coding sequence GTGAGCACGTCTGCGGAAACCAGCCCACCCGCTGAAGCGCCGGCCGCAACACCGGCCGCTGCGGAACCTGCCACGGCGCAGCCCCGGCCCCTGACTGCCATAGATCGCGCCATCACCGAATATCTGCAGCACATGGGCGTCGAACGGGGATTGGCACTTAACACGCTCTCCGCCTACCGCCGGGACCTCATGCGGTACTCCCGCTACCTGGCGACGGCCGGCTGCCGGCGCCCGGACCAGATTACCCGGCATCACGTGACCGGGTACGTCCAGGCCCTCTCCGACGGTTCCGACGGCGGCACGGCCTTGGGTGTGAGGTCGGCGGCCAGGACGGTGGTGGCGGTCCGCGGACTGCACAAGTTCTGGGCCCTCGAAGGACTGACAACCACGGACCCGGCCAGCGACGTCCATCCGCCCATGCCCGGCAAGAGGCTGCCCAAGGCAATCAGCGTGGACGAAGTAACCCGAATCCTCGAAGCTGCCGCCACGGACACGGCGACAGGCCTGCGTGACCGTGCCCTGTTGGAATTCCTGTACTCCACAGGGGCACGGATCAGCGAGGCAGTGGGTCTGGACGTCGACGACATCTCGCTGCAGGAGGCCGAGGCCGGCCCCGCCATCGTCCGCCTTTTCGGGAAGGGATCCAAGGAGCGGCTGGTGCCGCTGGGGTCTTACGGGGCGAGGGCCCTCGACGCTTACCTGGTGCGTGGCCGTCCGCTGCTGGCAGCGAAGGGCAAGGGCACCCCGGCGCTTTTCCTGAATGCCCGGGGCGGAAGGATCAGCCGCCAGAGCGCGTGGACCATCCTTAAGGCCGCAGCGGACAAGGCCAACATCAGCAAGGCTGTTTCGCCCCACACGCTGCGGCACTCCTTCGCCACCCACCTGCTGGAAGGCGGTGCGGACGTCCGCGTGGTCCAGGAACTCCTGGGCCATGCATCCGTGACCACCACGCAGGTCTACACGCTGGTCACCGCTGATACGCTGCGCGAAATCTATGCCGCCGCCCACCCCCGGGCGCTGGGCTGA
- a CDS encoding NUDIX domain-containing protein, with protein MPGKSETTHAARQVSDAPSPRRLLSTEKVYEGRIWDVVSDSFQLNETGDALTRDYIDHPGAVAVLPMNDAGEILLLKQYRHPVGMDLWEIPAGLLDVQGEDFVAGAARELAEEADLAAGTWNVLADFFNSPGSSSEAIRIYLARDVSDVPHHDRHERTDEEAEIELHWIALDEAVAAVLQGRLHNPSAVVGILAAAAARADGFAGLRPADAPWPAHPSQR; from the coding sequence ATGCCCGGTAAGTCTGAAACCACCCATGCTGCACGGCAGGTTTCGGATGCACCGAGCCCTCGCCGTCTTTTGTCCACCGAGAAGGTCTACGAAGGCCGGATCTGGGATGTGGTCAGCGACAGCTTCCAGCTGAACGAGACCGGCGACGCCCTGACCCGTGATTACATCGATCATCCCGGTGCTGTGGCTGTCCTGCCGATGAACGACGCCGGCGAGATCCTTCTGCTCAAGCAATACCGGCATCCTGTCGGCATGGACCTCTGGGAGATCCCCGCGGGCCTGCTGGATGTGCAGGGCGAGGATTTTGTGGCCGGCGCTGCCCGGGAGCTTGCCGAGGAGGCGGACCTGGCGGCCGGGACCTGGAACGTCCTGGCCGATTTCTTCAATTCGCCCGGTTCCTCCAGCGAGGCCATCAGGATCTACCTTGCCCGTGACGTCAGCGACGTACCGCATCATGACCGCCACGAGCGGACGGATGAGGAAGCAGAGATCGAACTCCACTGGATAGCCCTGGACGAAGCTGTGGCCGCAGTCCTGCAAGGCCGGCTGCACAACCCGTCCGCCGTCGTCGGAATCCTTGCGGCCGCCGCAGCGAGGGCGGACGGCTTTGCCGGACTGCGCCCCGCAGACGCACCCTGGCCCGCCCACCCCAGCCAGCGTTGA